Part of the Halopenitus persicus genome is shown below.
CCGAGAGGAGGCCGTGGAGGTCCGATTCGCAGTACTCGGTCCCGTCGAGCAGCTCCCGGACCGACAGCGGGCCGCGGTCGACCAGCGCGACGAGGAGCCCCAGGGACCGGTCGTCGTGGACCGCGGTGAGGACGCGGCGCACCGACGCCGGCGCGACCGCGGCCGCCGCGGTTTCGAGCCCGGACTCGTCGCTGATCGGTTCCAGGTCGGCGGTCGGAACGTACCGCTCCTCGCCCGTTTCGGGGTCGCGAACCCGACTCGAGTCCGCCGACCGTTTCACGAGCAGATAGCGGTTGCCGGACGCGTCACGGACCGGTTTCACGGGTCGACTCAGGGCCGCAACGTGGATTAGGGTTGCGACCCGTCCGGATTCGGATCGGTCGTTTCCGACCCGTCCGACCCATCCGACTCGTCCGCGCCCTCGTTCGACCCATCCGACCCGTCCGCGTCCTCGTCCTCCGTGTCGCGCTCTCGCCGATACTGCTGCCACGACCGGTAGTGCTGGAACGTTCGGATGCCCGCGAGCACGCCGAGTCCGGCGAGGCCGAGACCGATCGACCACTGGCCCCGGAAGTACACGAGCATCGCGCCGAGGCTGACACAGAAGAGCGCGGCGTTGCTCAACAGCACGCAGACGATGAACGTCCGGTAGGTCCGCGGATCGAGGTCGGAACCGAGTCCGAAATCGTCGGCGTCCGGCTCCGGGAAGCGATCCTCGTAGTTCTCGACCGAGGGCTGGTCGGGCGCGAGCTCCTCCTCGGCGGGGCTCGTCTCGTCGAACGCGAACTCGACGTCGTCATCGCCCTCCCTCGGAAGCACGTCTCCCGGTCCGAGCGAGGCAAGGAAAGGCGTTCCGGTCGGATCCACGACTCAAGCCGGTCGAGCGAACCGCGGGAACCGGACAAACGGGTCGGACCGGTGAGCCGGACGGACCGGCGGGTGGATCGGCGAGCCGGACGGACCGCTACATCGAGTCAGGCCACGTCTCGAAGCCGAACCGTGTTGCTGGACTCGACCCACGCGAGCGGGTTATCCGGATCGAAAAGCACGACGTTGCCCCCGTCCTCATAGGCCTCGACGTCGGTCACGCCTGCTTGACCGTCCGAGCGCTGCCTCTCGTCCGCATTGGGGGTGGACGTCATGGAACGTGCTAAGATGTACCACAATATATGCCTTTCCGTCGGCGAGGTCGGAGTTCGAACCCGGACCGGCCGGACGCGCCCCTCCCGAATGGTCGACCTTTTTAGCCGGGTGCGACAAAGGCGGCGTATGACGCAGACGGGGCTCACCGAGTTCTCATCCGGCGGGGACGCCGCCACCGACGCGGGCGACGGCACCGACGACGGCCGGTCGGCGGAGGTCGTTCGCGAGGAGGCTCGCGTCGTGGCCGGCGGTGGCGGCGGCCACGTCAACGACGTGGTCGACGTCGACGACGCGAAGTTCCCCGACTCGACCGGAACCGTCGAGCTGGCGGTCACGCAGGTCGATTACGCCGTCGAGGGGCGCGGCAGCGACGAGTATCCCGTCGTCCACGTGTTCGGGCGCCGGCCGAACCCCGACGGCGAGGACGTCCGTGAACACCTCCGCGTGCTCGGCGTCGAGCCCTACTTCTACGTGCCGACGGCCGACCTCGAGCGCGACCCGGTCGAGGAGTACGACGTCGTGATCGGCACCCGAGAATCGGACGCCAACGACGTCGCCTACGAGAGCATCCGCGGCGAGCCGCTCACCCGGATCGTCACGCGCACGCCGCGTGACGTCGGAAACATCCGTGACGACTTCGAGACGACCTTCGAGGCCGACATCCTGTTCCCGAACCGCTTTCTGATCGACAACGGGATCGCCGGCGGGCTTCGGGTCGAGGAGCGGCGGCTCGAGGACGGCCGGATCCAGGTCGCAGAGAACCACCTCGAACCGGCCGCCGTCGAGGCCGACGTCCGGGTGAACACCTTCGACATCGAGGTCGACGACCGGCGAGGATTCCCGGAGGACGGTGAGGAACCGATCGTCTGTCTGACCAGCCACGACTCCTACGACGACGAGTACGTCGTCTGGCTCTACGAGGCTCCCGGGGGTGACGCGTCGCCGCCCGAGGATCTACCGGAGTACGAGGGGATCGAGGACGGCGGCATCGACGCCCGCGTCGAGTCCTTCGAGACCGAGGAGGCGATGCTGGCGGCGTTCATCGACTACCTCCGCGAGACCGACCCCGACGTCCTCTGCGGGTGGAACTTCGAGGACTTCGACGCGCCCTACCTCCTCGATCGGCTGGAACGGCTCGATTCCCGGACCGACCACGACCTCTCGGTCGACCGGCTCTCGCGGATCGGCGAGGTCTGGCGATCGGGCTGGGGCGGCCCGGACATCAAGGGGCGGGTCGTCTTCGACCTGCTGTACGCCTACAAGCGCACGCAGTTCACGGAGCTCGAGTCCTACCGGCTCGACGCCGTCGGGGAGACGGAACTCGACGTCGGCAAGGAACGATACGCCGGCGACATCGGAGACCTGTGGGAGCAGGACCCGGAACGGCTGCTCGAGTACAACCTTCGTGACGTCGAGCTCTGCGTGGAGATCGACCGCAAGCAGAACCTGATCGACTTCTGGAACGAGGTGAAGAAGTTCGTCGGCTGCAAGCTCGAGGACGCGCCCACGCCCGGCGACGCGGTCGACGTCTACGTCCTGCACAAGGCCCACGGCAAGTTCGCGCTCCCGACGAAGGGCCAACAGGAGTCCGAGGAGTTCGAGGGCGGCGCCGTCTTCGACCCGATCTCCGGCGTCAAGGAGATGGTGACCGTACTCGATCTGAAATCACTCTACCCGATGTGCATGGTGACGATCAACGCGGGCCCGGAGACGAAAGTCGATCCCGACGAGTACGACGGCGAGACGTACCTGGCGCCCAACGGGACCCACTTCCGCAAGGAGCCGGACGGCATTATGCGCGAGATGGTCGACGAACTGCTCTCCGAGCGCGAACGGAAGAAGGAGCTCCGAAACGACCACGATCCGGGCACCCAGCCGTACGAGCAGTACGACCGACAGCAGGCAGCTGTCAAGGTTATTATGAACTGTTTCACGCCGGACACCGACGTCCTCACGCCGGACGGCGTACGGTCGATCACGGACCTCGAGGTCGGCGACGAGGTGTACTCGCTCGATCCGGAGACGGAGGAAATGGAAGTCAAGAGCGTCGAGGAGACCCACGCGTATCCGGAGTATCGCGGCGAGCTCGTGGACATCGAGACTTCCAACATCGACTTTCGGGTCACGCCGAACCACCGGATGCTCGTCCGGAAGAACGAGACGAACGGGATCACCGAAGACGGCTACGAGTTCGTCGAGGCCGGCGACCTCGATCGGGCGACGAACTACGAGCTCCCGCACGGCTGGGACGGGCCTGACGGCGATCGGATCGAGGAGGTGGATCTCACGGAACTGATCACCGGCGAGTACGAGGTGTGGGTCCGGCCGGAAGTACACGGACATACCTTCACCGCCGAGCTCGGCTGGACGCCCCGGCGCGTCCCGAAGGCCGACCTCGGGCAGGTCGGCTACGTCTTTACTGCCGAGGAGTTCGAGGACCACCGTGAGTACGTCGAGTCGGTCTGTGAGACGAGTTTCATCCACCGCGAATCCGGGCGGAAGTGGGTCCCACGGACCTACGACGGCGACGACTTCCTCGACCTGTTGGCGTGGTACATCACGGAGGGGAACGTCTACACGTCCGAGGAGAAGACGTTCGGGAACCACCACCGCGGATCCGCGACGACGGTGAAGATCGCCCAGAACGCGATCCCGGACGGCGGCGGCCATCACGCAGGGATCGGCGACCTCCTCGACGGGATGGGGCTCGACTGCTACGTCGACGACCGCGCACATCAGTTCACGTCACTGCTCCTCGGGGAGCTGCTTCGAGAACGCTGTGGCGGGGACAGCTTCGACAAGCGGATCCCCGAGTTCGTCTTCGAGGCGACCGGCGAACAGAAGCGGCGATTCCTGGAGACGCTCATCGACGGCGACGGAGATAGACAGTCCAACTCCTGGCGGTATACGACCTCGAGCGACCGGCTTCGGGACGACGTTCTCAGGCTCTGTGCGCACCTGGGGTTGACCGCGAAGTACGCGCGAGACAGCGGGAGTTGGCGGATCTACGTGGGCGAAGACACGAAGAACACGCTCCGGATGCACCGGAGCGGGTCGACGAGCCAGGCCGAGGAGGGCGTCTACTGCGTCACCGTTGCCGACAACCACACGCTGCTTGCCGGGCGCAACGGAACGTTCCAGTTCGTCGGTCAGTCGCTGTACGGCGTCACGGGATGGGATCGATTCCGACTCTACGACAAGGAGGGCGCAGCGGCCGTGACGGCGACGGGCCGTGAGGTGATCTCCTTCACCGAGGAGGCGGCGTCGGAAATTGATATGGAAGTGACATATGGGGACACTGACAGCGTTATGTTGGAGCTCGGACAGGAAACCGGAGTCGAGTCCGCCATCGAGCAGTCGTTCGCGATCGAGGACCACATCAACGGCCGATACGACGACTTCGCGCGCGAGGAGTTGAACGCGGAGATGCACCGCTTCCAGATCGAGTTCGAGAAGCTCTACCGGCGCTTCTTCCAGGCGGGACGCAAGAAGCGGTACGCGGGTCACATCGTCTGGAAGGAGGGGAAGGACGTCGACGACATCGACATCACCGGCTTCGAGTACAAGCGCTCGGACATCGCGCCGATCACGAAGGAGGTGCAAAAGCGCGTCATCGAGACGATCGTCACCGGTGACGACATCGAGGAGGACATGGCGGAGGTGAAGACGTACCTCTCGGACGTCATCGACGACTTCCTCTCCGGGGAGGTGGATCTCGAGGAGATCGGCATCCCGGGCGGGATCGGGAAGCGTCTGGACGCCTACGAGACGGACACCGCGCAGGTCCGCGGGGCGAAATACGCCAACCTGCTGCTCGACACGAACTTCGATCGGGGATCCAAGCCGAAGCGGCTCTACCTCGAGAAGGTTCACCCGGACTTCTGGCGGCGGATCGAGGACGAACGGGGGCTCGATCCCCACACCGATCCGTTGTACGGCGAGTTCAAACGCGATCCGGACGTGATCTGCTATGAGTACGCCGACGAGATCCCCGAGGAGTTCTCCATCGACTGGGAGCTGATGCTCGAGAAGACGCTGAAGGGACCGATATCACGAGTGATCGAGGCGCTCGGGATGAGCTGGGATGAGATCAAAACCGGACAGGAGCAGAGCGGCCTCGGTCAATTCATGTGAGGTGAGGGGCCGATCCCGACCGCTGATCCACACGGTTTTTCGTTTCGAAAAGAAAATTTTCTCTTGACACCCGTTTGCACGGGGGAATCCGTAACCATTAACCGCGGTAGCGACCAGTATTCACGTACGAGGAATCAATATAGCCATGGCAACTCTCGAGATCAACAACCTCCACGCCGAAGTGGCCGAAGAGGGCGGAGAACACATCCTCCGTGGCGTCGACCTGGAGGTCGCCTCCGGGGAGATCCACGCGCTGATGGGGCCGAACGGCTCCGGCAAGTCGACGACCGCGAAGGTCATCGCCGGACATCCGGCCTACGAGGTCACCGACGGCGAGATCATCCTTCACCTCGACGAGGACGACGTCGACGACGTCGATGTCGAACTCGACGAGGAGGACTATCGGTGGAACCTCCTGGAGCTGGAGCCCAACGAGCGCGCCGCGCTCGGCATCTTCCTCGGATTCCAGTATCCGGCGGAGATCGAGGGCGTCACCATGACGAACTTCCTCCGGCAGGCGCTCAACGCGAAACACGATGAGCGCGAGGAGCTCTTCGCGGGCGAGGACGAGGCCGACGCGGACGGCGAGGACGAGGACGCGGGCTACGAGACCTCCCCGATGGAGGGGCCCGCGGACGACGGCGAGATCGGCGTCGCCGAGTTCCAGGAGCTGCTCACGGAGAAGATGGACCTGCTCGACATGGACGAGAAGTTCATGCAGCGGTACCTCAACGCCGGGTTCTCCGGCGGCGAGAAGAAGCAGAACGAGGTCCTGCAGGCCGCCCTGCTGGAGCCGGCGATCGCGGTCCTCGACGAGATCGACTCGGGGCTCGACATCGACCGCCTCCAGGACGTCTCCGAGGGGATCAACGCGCTTCGCGACGAACAGGGAACCGGCATCCTCCAGATCACCCACTACCAGCGCATCCTCGACTACGTCGAGCCCGACCACGTGCACGTGATGCTCGACGGCAAGATCGCCAAAAGCGGCGGCGCCGAGCTGGCGACCGAGCTCGAGGACGAGGGGTACGACTGGGTCCGCGAGGAAGCCTACGAGGCGGCGTAACGTCTCGTGATTACGCATACACCTATCCGACAGGAGACGTAACCAACACACAATGAGTTCAGAAGACCTGCAAGACACCGACACCGAAGCCCGCTTCGAGTTCAAGAAGGAACAGAAGTCGGCCTTCCAGGCGGAGAAGGGGCTCACCGAGGAGACCATCCGCCTCATCTCGGAGGACAAGGACGAACCGGAGTGGATGCTCCAGCGGCGCCTTCGCGCGCTCGAGCAGTTCCACGAGATGCCGATGCCGACCGACTGGCCCGGACAGCCGGACCTCTCGGAGGTCGACGTCGACGAGATCATCCCGTACATCCGGCCGGACGTGGACGTCCGGGCCGGCGTGGACGACTGGACGGAGCTGCCCGACGACATCAAGGACACCTTCGACAAGCTCGGCATTCCGGAGGCCGAGAAGAACGCCCTCTCGGGCGTCGGCGCCCAGTACGAGTCCGAGGTCGTCTACCAGAACATGCGCGACCGATGGGAGGAGAAGGGCGTCATCTTCTGCAATATGGACAAGGCCGTCCAGGAACACGAGGAGCTCGTCCGCGAGCACTTCATGACGAAGTGCGTCCCGCCGTCGGACAACAAGTTCGCCGCGCTCCACGGGGCGATCTGGTCGGGCGGATCGTTCGTCTACGTGCCAGAGGACACGACCGTCGATATGCCCGTCCAGGCGTACTTCCGGATGAACTCCGAGGGGATGGGCCAGTTCGAGCACACGCTCATCATCGCCGAGGAGAGCTCCGAGGTCCACTACATCGAGGGCTGCTCGGCGCCGAAGTACTCGGCGTTCAACCTCCACTCCGGCGGCGTCGAGGTGTTCGTCGGCGAGGACGCCCACGTCCAGTACTCGACCGTGCAGAACTGGTCGAAGAACACCTACAACCTGAACACCAAACGCGCCATCGTCGAGGAGAACGGCCGGATGGAGTGGATCTCCGGATCGATGGGGTCGAAGGCGACGATGCTGTACCCGTCGACGATCCTGAAGGGCCGCGGCGCCTCCGACAACCACATCACGATCGCCTTCGCGGGCGAGGGCCAGGACATCGACACCGGCGCGAAGGTCTACCACAACGCGCCGAACACCAAATCCACGATCGAGTCGAAGTCGATCTCCAAGGACGGCGGCCGGACGAACTACCGCGGGCTCGTCCACATCGCCGACGGAGCCGAGGGCTCCTCGACCGCCGTCGAGTGTGACGCGCTGATGTTCGACAACGAGTCCACCTCCGACACGATGCCGTACATGGAGATCAACGAATCGACCGTCGACGTCGCCCACGAGGCGACCGTCGGGAAGATCGGCGACGAGGACATCTTCTACCTCCAGTCGCGCGGTCTCGACGACGACGACGCCAAGCAGATGATCGTCTCGGGCTTCATCGAGCCGATCACGGAGGAGCTGCCCATCGAGTACGCCGTCGAGCTGAACCGACTGGTGGAACTCGAGATGGAGGGTTCACTCGGATAACATGAGCACGCAGGTACTCGACAGCCTCTCGGAGGACACGGTCAGACGCATCGCCGAGGAACGTGACGAGCCCGACTGGCTCCTCGAAACGCGGTTGGACGCGCTCGAGGCGCTCGATGAGCTCGATCTGCCGGACGTCATTCAGACGCCCGGCCGCCGCTGGACGAACCTCGAGGCGCTCGATTTCGAATCGTTGGTCGATCCGCTCGATCAGGCCGACGTCACCGAGCGCGACGGCGAGGACGACGTCGTCGTCCTCCCCTTCACGGAGGCGTTCGCGGAGTACGGCGACGTCATCGAGGCGAACTTCGGGTCCGTCCTGGATCCACAGGAGAACTATCTCACCGCGCTCTCGGTCGCGCTGTTCACGACCGGGACGTTCGTCTACGTCCCCGCCGGCGTCGACGCCGAGGACGTGACGATCCGGGCGGAGATGAACTCCCGGTCGCTGTTCAGTCAGACGCTCGTCGTCACCGAGGAATCCTCGTCGGTCACGATCCTCGAGGGGATCGAATCCGGTACGGACGCCGCGGCGGACGCGAGTCCGGCCGACGCCGACCGGTACTTCTCGAACCTGGTCGAGGTCGTCGCCGGCGAGAACGCCTACGTCCAGTACGGCTCGCTGCAGAACCTGGCGGCGGACACCTACACGTACACGCTCAAGCGCGGCGCGACGGACACCTACTCGACTATCAACTGGATCGAAGGGAATCTCGGGTCCGCGCTCACCCGGTCGGACGTCGAGACGGAGCTCGACGGCGACGATTCGGAGACCCAGATCGTCGGCGCCTTCTTCGGGCACGGCGACCAGCACCTCGATCTCAACGCGCGCGTCTGGCACAACGCCGAGAACACGACCGCCGACCTCGTCACGCGCGGCGTGCTCGACGAGGAGGCCCGGTCGGTCTACGAGGGCGTCCAGGACGTCGGCCGCGAGGCCTGGAACACCTCCTCCTACCAGCGGGAGAACACGCTGATGCTGTCGGACGACGCCGAGGCGGACGCGTCCCCGAAGCTCATCATCCACAACCACGACACCGAGGCGTCCCACTCGGCGACCGTGGGACAGGTGGATGCCGAGGAGCTGTTCTACATGGAGAGCCGCTCCATCGACGAGGAGACCGCGCGGAACATGCTCGTCGAGGGCTTCTTCGTGCCCGTCTTCGAGGAGATCCGCGTCGACGAGTTCCGCGACGACCTCGAGGACCTCGTGCAGGCGCGGCTGCGGTAGGCGCGGCTCGGACCCCCCGGTTCGGAACGCACCGCGTCGCTGGCCCGCCGCTTCGGTTGGGGATTCGGCCCGGTTCGAGGGGAACTTCTTAAGTCGGTCACCACCTGAGAGACGTGTATGCGACCGGTATCGCCGATCGGGGGTGTTCGATGAGCGTCGGAAACCGGATCACCTCCGACGATCAGCTCGCGCGCCTCCTCCAGATCGGAATCGTTCTCGAGGAGGTCGTCGAAGCGCGCGCGTACCACCACTACTCGAGCCTGGACGCGGAGCTCGACGCGGAGGTCGAGGACCTGCTGGAACACGCCGCCGAGGAGTCGGCCGACCACCGGCGACGACTCGAGGACCTCATCGAGGACCTCGGCGTCGAGAGCGTTCCCTTCGACGAGATCGAGGGGTTGGTCGAGGCCCGCTACGGGCGGACCCAGCCCGACGACTTCGACGGCGTGCTCTACGACGCGCTCTGTAACGAGGAGACGGCCTACAAGTTCTACGACGACCTCATCGAGGCGATCGAAGCCTCGGACGCCGAGTTCTCGGTCGACCGCGAGGAACTGATCGCGACGCTGTCGGCGATCCGCGAGGAGGAGGCCGAGGGCGTCGAGGAGGTCACGGCGATCATGGAGGAACGATGAGGGAGACGAGAGCCCACACCGACGACCGACCGACCGCGACGATCCAGGAGGGTCAGCCGTGAACACCGCCGACCAGTATCTCAAGACGATCTACCTGATCCAGAACCAGGAGGACGGGCCGGCCTCGACGGGGTCGATCGCCGACGCCCTCGACGTGAGTCCCGCCAGCGCGAACGAGATGATCGGCAAGCTCGAGGAGCGCGGTCTGGCGGACCACGAGAAGTACAAGGGCGTGAAGCTCTCCGAGGAGGGGATCGTCCGCGCCCGGGACGCGCTCCAGACCTACTGCATCATCGAGCGCTTCCTCGCGAACGTGCTCGGGGTCGAGGAGTTCCGCGCCGAGGCGCGCCAGCTGGAGGCCGTGATCGACGATACCGTCGCGGATCGGCTCGATACGATCATCGACCGGGAGCCCGAGTGTCCGGACTGCTTCGACGCGGAGGCGGACGCCTGTGCCTGCCTCGAGGCGGCCTTCGAGGGCGCGGACTGAGGCGACCGGCCGCGATCGATCTTCCCACCTATTTAACGCCTACACCGAGCTACGTTCGTGTATGGCTGAGGCCAGAGGCGCCAGTTCGAACCGAGCTGGAGAAGTCGCAGAGAACATCGTGAGTACGAAACTCCTCCGTCTCGGATACAACGTCGCAGAGCCACGGATCCCCTGCCCGTATGACGTGATCGCCGATTTGGATGACCAGCTCGTGAAGGTGCAAGTAAAACGGGGATTTGATGATTCAAGCCGGGACGAGACTCTTCGTGTTAATCTGCTTGGCTCGATTCATAAAGGCGGTACGGAGTACAAAAGCGTCAAATATCAGCCGGACGAAGTCGACTCGTTCGCAATATACGATCCCATACAGGACGAAGTATACTGGCTTTGGTTCGACGAGGCGCCGTCCACGGAACTCCGGCGAAAATATACATCGTTAAGGCGTCATAGGATCGAACAAAAATTGTAGTCTCATAGTCCCGTGGTGTAGCTGGCCAATCATATGGGCCTTTGGAGCCCATGACGGCGGTTCGAATCCGCCCGGGACTATCCCATCCTCTATTTGTAGTCCAGACCCACAGCGATCAGCCACGCGCACCCGACTCGCATCGTCCGGTATGGACGGACGGCGCTCACGCAGCCACACGCGAAGCGAGTACTCACGGCCACGGATGTGCGACGTAGTTCCATCCTGTGCCGTCGGTCAACCGCGTGCGGATCAGATTCCGCTCCACGGCATTCGCGACCGTGGGCGTCACGAGCGGAATCTCGTCATCTTCGGTCGGATTATGGGCATCGATTACATCCTCAAGGAATTCCCAGCCCTCCGATCGCGCCGCCTCGTCGAGGGCGTCACTGATGCGCTCGTGGTACGGCCAGAACACGTCCCGATACGTATCGCCACTTTGGTTCCCCGAGCACCGATTTGCGGTGCGGCGTGACGACGCCTACCGTTACATCTATTGTGCATCGTAACGTACTGGATCGTAACGATGAAGACGGTCACCACGCGCATCCCGAAAGACGACGAGGAGGCACTCGCCGAACTGGAAGCGGAGATGAGTGCCGATCGCTCGGAAGTGCTTCGTCGCCTCATCCGACAGGGCCTGGATGACTGGCGCACGGAACGGGCACTCGACCAGCTTCGAGACCATACCATTACGCTCCGAAAAGCAGCCGAACTGGCGGACGTCTCCTACGTCGAGATACTGACGCTCGCCGCCGAAGAGGGCATCGACGTCGGGTACACGACCGACGACCTCGAACGCGACCTCGACCGCATCTAATGGTCGTCGTAGGCTCGTCCGCGCTGATTCCGCTCGCGTGGGTCAGTCGACTCGACCTCGTCTCGACTACGTTCGACGAGATTCGAACGACCGAGGACGTCCGCGAGGAAGTCCTCACCGAGGGCAAGCGCGGCACGGCGACCCTCGACGAGTTTCTGGCGGACGTGACCGTTCACGACACGCCGATCCGGGCCGCTGAGGTGGCGTCGATGGAGGGGATCGCGGTGGCCGACGCGTCCGTGATCCTGCTGGCGGACGACGACGAGGAAGTTCTCCTCGCCAACGACAAAGGGTTGATCGAGGTCGCCCGGAGCCACGGGGTTGAGTGCTGGTGGGTGACGACGCTGTTGCTCAGTTGTACCAAAGGTGGGGTGGTGACAGCGGATGAGGCGGTCGATCTCCTCTACGACCTCGTGGACGAGGGGATGAACCTCCACCCGCAGGTCTACGCGCAGGTGCAGAAGAAACTCCGAGAACTCGGGGACTGATTCGGAGCACTCGACAGCCGGAGTGACGCACTCAACAGATTGCAAGCGGTACCCCGCTACCGCCTCAGTCGCCCTGGACGGTCCGTTGGATGTCCTCGACGACCTCGGGGTTGCGCAGGGTGCTCGTGTTGCCGAGTTCCTCGTCGTTCGCGATGTTCTCGAGGAGGCGGCGCATGATCTTCCCGGAGCGCGTCTTGGGGAGCTCGGGCGTGAAGATCACCTGCTCGGGCTTGGCGATCGGGCCGATCGCCTCGTTGACGCCGTCGATGATTCGCTGGCGAAGGTCGTCGGTCTCCTCGTAGCCCTCCTCGGTGATGACGTAGGCGTAGACGGCCTCGCCCTTGATGTCGTGGTCGCCGCCGACGACGGCGGCCTCGGCGACGCCCTCGACGCCGACGATCGCCGACTCGATCTCCATCGTGCCCAGCCGGTGGCCGGAGACGTTGATCACGTCGTCGACGCGGCCGAGAACGGTGATGTAGCCGTCGTCGTCGATCTTCGCGCCGTCCTCGGGGAAGTAGACCCAGTCGTCGGGGTCGTCGCTGTCGACGTCGGAGTACTCGGCCCAGTACTCGTCGATGTAGCGCTCGTCGTTGTTATAGAGGGTGCGCAGCATTCCCGGCCAGGGTTTTTGAACGGTGAGGTAGCCGGCCTCGCCCGCACCGATCTCCTCGCCGGCGGTGTCGACGATCCGGACGTCGAGTCCCGGCAGCGGCGGCCCGGCGGATCCGGGCTTCATGTCGCCGATCCCGGGCAGCGTGGTGATCATCATCCCGCCCGTTTCGGTCTGCCACCAGGTATCGACGATCGGACACTCCTCGCCGCCGATGTGCTTGTAGTACCACTTCCACGCGCGCGGGTTGATGGGCTCGCCGACGGTGCCGAGCAGCCGGAGGCTCGAGAGGTCGTGGTCGGCAGGGTACTCCTCGCCCCACTTCATAAACGCCCGGATCGCCGTCGGGGCAGTGTACAGCTGGGTCGCCTCGTACTCCTCGATGATCTCCCAGAGCCGGTCGCGGTCGGGGTGGTCCGGCGTGCCCTCGTACATCATCGTCGTCGTCCCGAGCGCGAGGGGCCCGTAGACGATGTAGGAGTGGCCGGTTATCCACCCGATGTCGGCCGAACAGAAGTAGGTGTCCTCCGGCTTGACGTCGAGGACCGCCTGCGAGGTCCAGCTCGCCCACGCCAGGTAGCCGCCGGTCGTGTGCTTGACGCCCTTCGGCTTGCCCGTCGTTCCGGAGGTGTACATCAGGAACAGCATGTCCTCCGCGTCCCGCGTGACGGGCTCGACCGTGTCGCCCTCGTGGCCGGCGAGCAGGTCGTCGTAGGTCGTCTGGTCGGCT
Proteins encoded:
- a CDS encoding DUF7346 family protein, whose product is MKPVRDASGNRYLLVKRSADSSRVRDPETGEERYVPTADLEPISDESGLETAAAAVAPASVRRVLTAVHDDRSLGLLVALVDRGPLSVRELLDGTEYCESDLHGLLSELRAAGLIVEADAAGGRGYAATSVAEEAVDGLRSIGAE
- a CDS encoding DUF7331 family protein, with amino-acid sequence MTSTPNADERQRSDGQAGVTDVEAYEDGGNVVLFDPDNPLAWVESSNTVRLRDVA
- a CDS encoding ABC transporter ATP-binding protein; translated protein: MATLEINNLHAEVAEEGGEHILRGVDLEVASGEIHALMGPNGSGKSTTAKVIAGHPAYEVTDGEIILHLDEDDVDDVDVELDEEDYRWNLLELEPNERAALGIFLGFQYPAEIEGVTMTNFLRQALNAKHDEREELFAGEDEADADGEDEDAGYETSPMEGPADDGEIGVAEFQELLTEKMDLLDMDEKFMQRYLNAGFSGGEKKQNEVLQAALLEPAIAVLDEIDSGLDIDRLQDVSEGINALRDEQGTGILQITHYQRILDYVEPDHVHVMLDGKIAKSGGAELATELEDEGYDWVREEAYEAA
- a CDS encoding DNA polymerase domain-containing protein, which translates into the protein MTQTGLTEFSSGGDAATDAGDGTDDGRSAEVVREEARVVAGGGGGHVNDVVDVDDAKFPDSTGTVELAVTQVDYAVEGRGSDEYPVVHVFGRRPNPDGEDVREHLRVLGVEPYFYVPTADLERDPVEEYDVVIGTRESDANDVAYESIRGEPLTRIVTRTPRDVGNIRDDFETTFEADILFPNRFLIDNGIAGGLRVEERRLEDGRIQVAENHLEPAAVEADVRVNTFDIEVDDRRGFPEDGEEPIVCLTSHDSYDDEYVVWLYEAPGGDASPPEDLPEYEGIEDGGIDARVESFETEEAMLAAFIDYLRETDPDVLCGWNFEDFDAPYLLDRLERLDSRTDHDLSVDRLSRIGEVWRSGWGGPDIKGRVVFDLLYAYKRTQFTELESYRLDAVGETELDVGKERYAGDIGDLWEQDPERLLEYNLRDVELCVEIDRKQNLIDFWNEVKKFVGCKLEDAPTPGDAVDVYVLHKAHGKFALPTKGQQESEEFEGGAVFDPISGVKEMVTVLDLKSLYPMCMVTINAGPETKVDPDEYDGETYLAPNGTHFRKEPDGIMREMVDELLSERERKKELRNDHDPGTQPYEQYDRQQAAVKVIMNCFTPDTDVLTPDGVRSITDLEVGDEVYSLDPETEEMEVKSVEETHAYPEYRGELVDIETSNIDFRVTPNHRMLVRKNETNGITEDGYEFVEAGDLDRATNYELPHGWDGPDGDRIEEVDLTELITGEYEVWVRPEVHGHTFTAELGWTPRRVPKADLGQVGYVFTAEEFEDHREYVESVCETSFIHRESGRKWVPRTYDGDDFLDLLAWYITEGNVYTSEEKTFGNHHRGSATTVKIAQNAIPDGGGHHAGIGDLLDGMGLDCYVDDRAHQFTSLLLGELLRERCGGDSFDKRIPEFVFEATGEQKRRFLETLIDGDGDRQSNSWRYTTSSDRLRDDVLRLCAHLGLTAKYARDSGSWRIYVGEDTKNTLRMHRSGSTSQAEEGVYCVTVADNHTLLAGRNGTFQFVGQSLYGVTGWDRFRLYDKEGAAAVTATGREVISFTEEAASEIDMEVTYGDTDSVMLELGQETGVESAIEQSFAIEDHINGRYDDFAREELNAEMHRFQIEFEKLYRRFFQAGRKKRYAGHIVWKEGKDVDDIDITGFEYKRSDIAPITKEVQKRVIETIVTGDDIEEDMAEVKTYLSDVIDDFLSGEVDLEEIGIPGGIGKRLDAYETDTAQVRGAKYANLLLDTNFDRGSKPKRLYLEKVHPDFWRRIEDERGLDPHTDPLYGEFKRDPDVICYEYADEIPEEFSIDWELMLEKTLKGPISRVIEALGMSWDEIKTGQEQSGLGQFM
- the sufB gene encoding Fe-S cluster assembly protein SufB; protein product: MSSEDLQDTDTEARFEFKKEQKSAFQAEKGLTEETIRLISEDKDEPEWMLQRRLRALEQFHEMPMPTDWPGQPDLSEVDVDEIIPYIRPDVDVRAGVDDWTELPDDIKDTFDKLGIPEAEKNALSGVGAQYESEVVYQNMRDRWEEKGVIFCNMDKAVQEHEELVREHFMTKCVPPSDNKFAALHGAIWSGGSFVYVPEDTTVDMPVQAYFRMNSEGMGQFEHTLIIAEESSEVHYIEGCSAPKYSAFNLHSGGVEVFVGEDAHVQYSTVQNWSKNTYNLNTKRAIVEENGRMEWISGSMGSKATMLYPSTILKGRGASDNHITIAFAGEGQDIDTGAKVYHNAPNTKSTIESKSISKDGGRTNYRGLVHIADGAEGSSTAVECDALMFDNESTSDTMPYMEINESTVDVAHEATVGKIGDEDIFYLQSRGLDDDDAKQMIVSGFIEPITEELPIEYAVELNRLVELEMEGSLG
- a CDS encoding DUF7322 domain-containing protein, with amino-acid sequence MLPREGDDDVEFAFDETSPAEEELAPDQPSVENYEDRFPEPDADDFGLGSDLDPRTYRTFIVCVLLSNAALFCVSLGAMLVYFRGQWSIGLGLAGLGVLAGIRTFQHYRSWQQYRRERDTEDEDADGSDGSNEGADESDGSDGSETTDPNPDGSQP